Genomic segment of Shewanella sp. OMA3-2:
GGCCATAAAAGTAAAGTGCCTGTCAGCTGTGATGGCGACGACTTCACCCTATTTCTATCCAGCGGCAGTTACCACTTTACCGCAGTACTTGCACAAGTGGCCGACGAAACCATTAACAGCGCAGACAAGTTAAAAGCACCCATGAATGGCACAGTGGTCACTCACCTTGTTGAAGTGGGCGCAACCGTTAAAGCTGGCCAAGGCTTACTAGTGATGGAAGCCATGAAAATGGAATACACCATCGAAGCCCCATTTGATGGCGTAGTCACCGAGTTTTATTTCCAAAGCGGTGAGCTAGTAAGCGATGGCGTACAGCTATTACATGTTGAAGAATCAGTCGTGGAAACTGACAAGGAAGCTAAAGCATGATGCCATCAAAGGTGAGCATTTTTGAAGTTGGCGCCCGCGACGGTTTACAAAATGAAGTTCCGGTACCCACAGCCGCTAAACTGCAATTGATTGCAGACTTAGCGGCAGCGGGTCTTACTCGTATTGAAGCGGGCAGTTTTGTATCGCCTAAATGGGTGCCACAAATGGCAGACTCTGGTGATATTTTCAGCCAAATGCCTCGGGTTAAAGGTGTGACGTATAGTGCGTTAACCCCTAATTTGAAAGGTTTTGAGCTGGCACTAGCCTCTGGCGCAGATGAAGTGGCAATATTTGGCGCCGCTTCAGAAAGCTTCAGCCAGAAAAATATTAATTGTTCAATTGATGAATCAATTGAACGCTTCATGCCATTGATGCAACAAGCAAAACAGCACAATATTGCAGTACGTGGCTATGTATCGTGCGTGCTTGGCTGCCCTTATGAAGGTCGTATCGATGTCAATGAAGTCGCCCGTGTGTCTGAAATTCTTTACAAAATGGGCTGTTACGAGATTTCATTGGGTGACACCATAGGTATTGGCACGCCATCAGATGCCCGTAAAATGGTAGAAGCCGTGGCAAATGTGGTGCCGGTCAGTAAACTAGCGCTGCACTTTCACGATACTTACGGGCAAGCATTAGCCAATATTTTAGCTTGTTTAGATATGGGCGTAACTAGCTTTGATGCATCTGTGGCGGGATTGGGCGGATGTCCTTATGCTAAAGGCGCCTCAGGAAACTTAGCAACTGAAGACTTAGTTTATATGCTGCATGGAATGGGGATTGAGACTGGTATTGATCTCAATAAACTTGCCCATGCAGGTAATAATATTAGCCAAATTATTGGCCGAAAAAGTGCTTCAAAAGTTGCTAATGCATTAGCCTAGTTTAGATTGGCAACGAACTAATTTTTAAGCTGCTGACTCAAATAAAAATCAGCATCTATCAAACATAATAACGAGAAAAGGACAGCACAATGGCAGGTTTTAATAAAGTCGTTCACAGCTATGATGAAGCGCTCGCTGGTCTGACAGATAACATGACCTTAATGGTCGGCGGGTTTGGTTTATGTGGTATTCCTGAAGGTTTAATCAACCATATGGTTAAATTAGGCGTAACCGGACTAACCGCTATTTCAAACAATGCTGGGGTAGATGATTTCGGTTTAGGCTTGTTACTTAAACAACGTCAAATTGCCACTATGATCGCCTCTTACGTGGGCGAAAATGCCACTTTTGAACAGCAAATGCTGTCAGGTGAATTAAACGTTATTTTAACCCCGCAGGGTACTTTAGCTGAAAAAATTCGCGCAGGTGGTGCTGGTATTCCCGCTTTTTTCACCGCAACGGGTTACGGCACACCTATTGCTGATGGCAAAGAAACCCGCGAAATCAAAGGACGTCATTATGTGTTAGAGGAGTCTCTTACTGCAGATTTCGCGTTAGTTCGAGCATGGAAAGCTGACACTATGGGTAATTTAGTGTTCCGTAAAACTGCCGCTAACTTTAACCCTATGATGGCCACCGCCGGTAAAATTACTGTCGTAGAAGCTGAAGAAATTGTTCAGCCAGGAGAGCTTGACCCTAATCATATACATACCCCTGGCATTTATGTGGATCGCGTCATCAAAGCCAGCTTTGAAAAACGCATTGAACAACGTACTGTCACCCAAGCTACGGCTAAATAAAGGAGCAAGCACATGGCTTTATCAAGAGAACAACTTGCTCAACGCGTAGCAAAAGAAATGCAAGATGGTTTTTACGTTAATTTAGGTATCGGCATTCCTACCCTAGTAGCCAACTATATTCCACAAGGCATGCAGGTTATGCTGCAATCTGAAAACGGTTTATTAGGCATGGGGCCGTTTCCAACTGAAGATGCTATCGATGCTGATTTAATTAACGCCGGTAAACAAACTGTTACCGCGGTTGATGGCGCGTCATTTTTCTCATCAGCAGAAAGTTTTGCCATGATCCGCGGTGGACATGTCGATTTAACCGTATTGGGTGCATTTGAAGTTGATGTGAATGGCTCAATCGCCTCTTGGATGATCCCAGGTAAGTTAATTAAAGGCATGGGCGGCGCAATGGACTTGGTTGCCGGCGCAGAGAATATTATCGTCACTATGATGCATGCCGACAAACACGGTAACTCTAAGTTACTTCCGTTATGTGAGCTGCCGTTAACCGGGTATGGCTGCATCAAACGCGTGATGACTGATCTAGCCTTTATCGAAATAAAAGACGGCGCATTCCACTTACTTGAACGCGCACCAGGTGTATCGGTTGAAGAAATTATTGCCAAAACGGCCGGTAAATTAATCGTGCCAGAACATGTACCAGAAATGGTGTTCTAAACGCTGATTTATACCTTTGAATGATTTTAAAAGCGTACTTTATTAAAGTGCGCTTTTTTATTACAGATATTTGGATGACCTTTTTATACTGCCACCTATAAAAAAGCCCATCTGGCTTTAAAACTAGATAGGCTTCAATTAATCATCAATAAAAAGGCTATCACTCTTTGGCGGGATCTTTTGATAAAGCGTTGTTCACTAAGCTAGTTTGATATCTCTGCGTTAAACTGATCAATTGTTCGGTCAGTAAACTCATGCTGTAACCCAGCATAGCGCCAATCATTAACGGGGGAACAATAGCCGCGATATCAGCATTCATTGCAAAGGTAATACAACAGCCGATAAATGTGCCTGGAATAAATGCCAATCGTTTATGGCTGGCTTGTAAACACATCAAACTAGTGACAATCCCAGTGAGTGCGTAACTGATAATCGGTGAAACAAAAAAAGTACTGCCAGCGATAATAAGCCAGCCCCAGAAAACACCAGACAAGTTAGTGGCCATTGCCATTAACATGCCTTTAAAGCCACTGTCAGTTTGGGCAAAGAAGGTACTACAACCTAAAAAGCCAATCCAGGTCAGTAGCTGAAATACATCTGCAACACCTGCCCATAAAGCAGCTAATAAACCTGCAGAAAGTGCAATTTGCCAACGATACGGCATAAACGCCCCTAGATTTAGTCATTTTTAAGAATTTATAATCCTTAATTTAACACAATTATATTGGTAAATTGTATTTTTAATGCCAAAAATCAACCTTAGTCGTAATAAATCATGAAATCCAAAGCAAAGCCAACAAGCCGTTGAACGATAATGAATTGAACAGTAATGAAGCGGTCAAGGGTCCTTATTGTTAATTCAGTGCCCCTTTCACCATTTTTGATTATTGAATAAGTAACCCTACCGCTTTCACTAAATTAGGATCATCTGGATTGGAGGTGCGTGTAACCCACACCACATCGCCTTTTCTATCTATAAATATTGTTGTTGGGGTGCCTGTAACATCGTATTGTTTTGCAACAGCATCCCCTAAAATAAGTGTTGGCATACCTATGCCACGGTCAGTTAACGATTGCGCGGGGGTTGCACCGTCATCCTCATTAAAGCTTATCGCC
This window contains:
- a CDS encoding hydroxymethylglutaryl-CoA lyase → MMPSKVSIFEVGARDGLQNEVPVPTAAKLQLIADLAAAGLTRIEAGSFVSPKWVPQMADSGDIFSQMPRVKGVTYSALTPNLKGFELALASGADEVAIFGAASESFSQKNINCSIDESIERFMPLMQQAKQHNIAVRGYVSCVLGCPYEGRIDVNEVARVSEILYKMGCYEISLGDTIGIGTPSDARKMVEAVANVVPVSKLALHFHDTYGQALANILACLDMGVTSFDASVAGLGGCPYAKGASGNLATEDLVYMLHGMGIETGIDLNKLAHAGNNISQIIGRKSASKVANALA
- a CDS encoding DUF1097 domain-containing protein; translation: MPYRWQIALSAGLLAALWAGVADVFQLLTWIGFLGCSTFFAQTDSGFKGMLMAMATNLSGVFWGWLIIAGSTFFVSPIISYALTGIVTSLMCLQASHKRLAFIPGTFIGCCITFAMNADIAAIVPPLMIGAMLGYSMSLLTEQLISLTQRYQTSLVNNALSKDPAKE
- a CDS encoding CoA transferase subunit A, producing MAGFNKVVHSYDEALAGLTDNMTLMVGGFGLCGIPEGLINHMVKLGVTGLTAISNNAGVDDFGLGLLLKQRQIATMIASYVGENATFEQQMLSGELNVILTPQGTLAEKIRAGGAGIPAFFTATGYGTPIADGKETREIKGRHYVLEESLTADFALVRAWKADTMGNLVFRKTAANFNPMMATAGKITVVEAEEIVQPGELDPNHIHTPGIYVDRVIKASFEKRIEQRTVTQATAK
- a CDS encoding 3-oxoacid CoA-transferase subunit B; translation: MALSREQLAQRVAKEMQDGFYVNLGIGIPTLVANYIPQGMQVMLQSENGLLGMGPFPTEDAIDADLINAGKQTVTAVDGASFFSSAESFAMIRGGHVDLTVLGAFEVDVNGSIASWMIPGKLIKGMGGAMDLVAGAENIIVTMMHADKHGNSKLLPLCELPLTGYGCIKRVMTDLAFIEIKDGAFHLLERAPGVSVEEIIAKTAGKLIVPEHVPEMVF